The following proteins come from a genomic window of Leptospira neocaledonica:
- a CDS encoding YgaP family membrane protein has product MKFINSNFWDRAFRVVLGTSLVTWAFYIEDLYKLAIFAVGFIILATGIVGWCPIYSLFGWNTRTHSKRS; this is encoded by the coding sequence ATGAAATTTATAAATTCAAATTTTTGGGATAGAGCATTTAGAGTGGTTTTAGGTACCTCCCTAGTTACATGGGCCTTCTATATAGAGGATCTATATAAGCTTGCGATTTTTGCAGTCGGTTTTATAATACTTGCCACAGGTATTGTAGGCTGGTGTCCCATTTATTCCCTATTTGGTTGGAATACTCGGACCCATTCTAAAAGATCTTAA
- the galE gene encoding UDP-glucose 4-epimerase GalE, translating to MKKILITGGAGYIGSHMNKYLHKLGVDTVVFDNLSNGHEKAVKWGKFFKGDLLNKADLDRVFSEHEFEAVIHFAAFAYVGESVTDPQKYYINNVVGTLQLLETMKNHGVKYFIFSSTCATYGAVTEVPILETTPQNPINPYGQSKLMIEKILSDYSHAYDLKYVALRYFNASGSDLDIGEEHDPETHLLPIVIEKALGKRDSLTVNGNNYDTEDGTAVRDYIHVMDLAQAHYLGLEYLKKGGFSDFFNLGTGQGFSILEIIKTVEKVSGVQIPYKIGPRREGDPAKLIADNTKAKKVLGWDPKFAKIEDIVSSAWEFHKNHSH from the coding sequence ATGAAAAAAATCCTGATCACCGGTGGAGCCGGATATATCGGCTCCCATATGAATAAATATCTCCATAAGTTGGGTGTGGATACTGTTGTATTCGATAATCTTTCTAACGGCCATGAGAAGGCGGTAAAATGGGGAAAGTTTTTCAAGGGAGATTTATTAAATAAAGCGGATTTGGACCGGGTATTCTCAGAGCATGAATTCGAAGCGGTTATTCATTTTGCGGCATTTGCATATGTGGGCGAATCAGTTACCGATCCCCAGAAATATTATATTAATAATGTGGTAGGAACTCTCCAACTTTTAGAAACAATGAAGAATCATGGGGTTAAATACTTCATCTTCTCATCTACCTGCGCCACTTATGGTGCTGTTACAGAAGTTCCTATCTTAGAGACGACTCCCCAGAATCCGATCAATCCTTATGGTCAATCTAAGTTAATGATCGAAAAAATTTTGTCGGATTATTCTCATGCATACGACTTAAAGTATGTCGCTCTTCGTTATTTTAATGCTTCCGGCTCCGATTTGGACATAGGAGAAGAGCATGATCCGGAAACTCATCTTCTTCCAATTGTAATTGAAAAAGCCTTAGGTAAAAGAGATTCACTCACAGTAAATGGAAACAATTACGATACAGAAGACGGGACTGCAGTTAGAGATTATATCCATGTAATGGATCTGGCCCAGGCACATTATCTAGGATTGGAGTATCTGAAAAAAGGCGGATTTTCGGACTTCTTTAATCTAGGGACAGGACAAGGATTTTCTATTTTGGAAATTATCAAAACAGTGGAAAAGGTCTCGGGAGTGCAGATCCCTTATAAGATCGGTCCCAGGAGAGAAGGGGATCCTGCTAAATTGATCGCGGATAATACAAAAGCCAAAAAGGTTTTAGGTTGGGATCCTAAGTTTGCAAAAATAGAAGATATAGTTTCCAGCGCTTGGGAATTTCACAAAAACCATTCTCATTAA
- a CDS encoding cation-translocating P-type ATPase — protein sequence MPPTTEIFYQGLSFLEASKLLRKFGPNESKLKKKSFWRISLSILSEPMLSLLLACGFIYAILGDLEEAVTLSIAVIVVISLTIYQRNKSEKALESLRKLSPLRAKVIREGKKIEIDSSLIVPGDIVFLAEGDKVPADGYLVDGLNLHSDESLLTGESIPVLKEETDLHNQGPYSDSQKIYSGTKIVSGQGIFKVLFTGDFTYIGSIGKEMEEISESESPLQKEAKRFTSFFFLGALVISFFLIYGLGTRNGNWIQAVLATLTFLMAVLPEEIPVVLSVFFSLGAWRISQSGVLTRNLNSIETLGAATVLCVDKTGTLTENRMKVKGLVSSLENSLFEFKTPEVSEEFHLLLEFSILACKKDPFDPMEKAIRELGINLLYDTEHLHADWTLEKEYPLSPKLLALSYAWNSENQEKFVIGTKGAPEAIFDLCHFSKERTEYWEKITENYSLQGYRAIGVAKSEIVNSSLPENQHDFEFNFLGLILLEDPIRETVPASVSECIQAGIRVVIITGDHAGTAKAVASKIGLVDHKESITGDELEKLTEEELASKLDTVGIFSRIKPAQKLKIVKAFQKKGEIVAMTGDGVNDALALQTAHIGISMGKRGTDVAREASDLVLLDDNFSSIVKSVFLGRRIYENIQKSISYIVSVHIPIIGMSLLPAFTGDPIFFFPAHILVLELIIDPTCSIVFESLELEKGDRFSNTSRKNSSLMTFSRFFLSFSQGAIVLVLLLVLYFCMKQNGHNENQIRSFGFIFLVVSNFSLMLTNLTHKGGFISILRSLYSSAFWIFFLAASALVASFQFEFSLKLFGFQKIPLDWIFFSVGLGLISGLIWEIRKIRFFA from the coding sequence ATGCCGCCAACTACGGAGATTTTTTATCAAGGTTTAAGTTTTTTGGAAGCCTCGAAACTTCTCCGAAAGTTTGGACCAAACGAATCTAAACTAAAAAAGAAATCCTTTTGGAGGATCAGTCTTTCTATACTTTCCGAGCCGATGCTTTCCCTACTTTTGGCATGCGGTTTTATCTATGCGATATTGGGGGATTTAGAAGAAGCGGTCACACTTTCCATTGCAGTGATCGTAGTTATTTCTTTAACCATCTACCAAAGGAATAAATCTGAAAAAGCTTTAGAATCTTTGAGGAAACTTTCTCCGCTAAGGGCGAAAGTTATACGAGAAGGAAAAAAGATAGAAATTGATTCTTCCCTGATTGTTCCGGGAGATATAGTCTTTTTAGCGGAAGGAGATAAGGTTCCCGCAGACGGATACTTGGTAGATGGTTTAAATTTACATTCGGACGAATCTCTTTTAACCGGAGAATCTATTCCAGTTTTAAAGGAAGAAACAGATCTTCACAACCAAGGGCCATATTCAGATTCGCAAAAAATCTATTCAGGAACAAAGATAGTCTCCGGACAAGGGATCTTTAAAGTTTTATTCACTGGAGACTTCACATACATAGGTTCTATCGGAAAAGAAATGGAAGAAATTTCCGAGTCAGAGAGCCCACTTCAAAAGGAAGCTAAAAGGTTCACTTCATTCTTCTTTTTAGGAGCCTTAGTGATTTCCTTCTTTCTAATCTATGGTCTCGGGACGCGGAATGGAAATTGGATACAGGCGGTCTTAGCCACACTTACCTTCTTGATGGCAGTATTACCTGAAGAAATCCCGGTAGTACTTAGTGTCTTTTTTTCATTAGGAGCTTGGAGAATTTCTCAAAGCGGAGTTTTGACAAGAAACTTGAACTCGATAGAAACACTTGGGGCTGCAACTGTCCTATGTGTGGATAAAACAGGGACCTTAACCGAAAACCGAATGAAGGTTAAAGGTTTAGTTTCTTCTTTAGAAAATAGTTTATTTGAATTTAAAACTCCTGAAGTCTCCGAAGAATTTCATTTGTTATTGGAGTTTTCCATTCTCGCGTGCAAAAAGGATCCTTTCGATCCAATGGAAAAAGCGATTCGAGAATTAGGAATCAATCTTCTATATGATACCGAACATCTTCATGCGGATTGGACTTTAGAAAAGGAATATCCGCTTTCCCCTAAGTTACTTGCACTCAGTTACGCCTGGAATTCGGAAAACCAGGAAAAATTTGTAATTGGAACCAAAGGTGCACCTGAAGCAATATTTGATCTTTGCCATTTTTCGAAAGAAAGAACAGAATACTGGGAGAAGATCACAGAAAATTATTCTCTGCAAGGATACAGAGCAATCGGAGTAGCGAAGTCGGAAATTGTAAATTCTTCTCTTCCAGAAAACCAACATGATTTTGAATTCAATTTTTTAGGTTTGATCTTATTGGAGGATCCTATCCGAGAAACTGTACCTGCCTCCGTTTCGGAATGTATCCAAGCAGGGATCAGAGTGGTTATCATAACAGGAGATCATGCTGGAACAGCAAAAGCAGTAGCTTCTAAAATAGGATTAGTAGATCACAAGGAGAGTATAACTGGAGACGAATTAGAAAAACTCACTGAAGAAGAGTTAGCTTCTAAATTGGACACAGTTGGGATTTTTTCCAGAATCAAACCTGCTCAGAAATTGAAAATTGTAAAGGCATTTCAGAAAAAGGGAGAGATAGTTGCAATGACAGGAGACGGAGTGAACGATGCTCTGGCTTTACAAACCGCTCATATCGGGATCTCTATGGGCAAAAGAGGAACAGATGTAGCTAGAGAAGCCTCCGATCTAGTATTATTAGATGATAATTTTTCCTCCATAGTAAAGTCCGTATTTTTGGGAAGAAGGATTTACGAGAATATACAAAAGAGTATTTCTTATATTGTATCCGTTCATATCCCAATCATAGGCATGTCGTTATTGCCAGCCTTCACTGGAGATCCAATTTTCTTTTTTCCCGCGCATATACTAGTATTGGAGCTGATTATAGATCCAACTTGCTCCATCGTTTTTGAGTCATTGGAGTTGGAAAAAGGAGATCGTTTTTCTAATACAAGTAGAAAGAATTCCAGCCTAATGACCTTCTCTCGATTTTTTCTCTCTTTTTCCCAAGGAGCAATCGTTCTCGTCTTACTATTGGTCTTATATTTCTGTATGAAACAAAATGGTCATAATGAAAATCAAATCAGATCCTTCGGTTTCATATTTTTAGTAGTCTCTAACTTTAGTTTGATGCTTACAAATTTGACTCATAAAGGAGGATTTATTTCTATTCTTAGATCCTTGTATTCCAGCGCGTTCTGGAT
- a CDS encoding ion transporter, whose translation MKVDRYIIKTILKTSVEYVFIISLGIFLIFLDESEFAGLEIKYLILTMAGFKSWYFLTKGFRRISEFSGLDLKYYEFLVFIAFNISVIVLSFGFDYFCIYKTDISSFSGVPQDLGYPSLFFKFVYFSLMIFTNIGIIKIVPESTEAEILVIFEAILSFITIIFILSDFLSLKESLSSSNIKSADPS comes from the coding sequence ATGAAAGTTGATCGTTACATTATCAAAACTATATTGAAAACATCCGTAGAGTATGTCTTCATTATTTCTTTAGGAATATTTCTGATCTTTTTAGATGAGAGTGAATTTGCAGGTTTGGAGATTAAGTATCTTATTCTCACTATGGCTGGCTTTAAATCCTGGTACTTTTTGACCAAAGGTTTCAGAAGGATCTCCGAATTTTCCGGATTAGACCTGAAATATTATGAATTTCTTGTATTTATTGCGTTCAATATCAGTGTGATTGTTTTATCGTTCGGTTTCGATTATTTTTGTATCTATAAAACGGATATAAGCTCTTTTTCAGGTGTTCCTCAGGACTTAGGCTATCCTTCTCTATTTTTCAAATTTGTTTATTTTAGCCTAATGATTTTTACCAATATAGGGATTATTAAAATTGTACCGGAAAGTACTGAGGCGGAGATCTTGGTGATTTTCGAAGCGATCCTATCCTTCATCACTATCATCTTTATTCTTTCCGATTTTCTAAGTCTGAAAGAATCCTTGAGCAGCTCTAATATTAAGAGTGCGGACCCCAGCTAG